The Salvia miltiorrhiza cultivar Shanhuang (shh) chromosome 2, IMPLAD_Smil_shh, whole genome shotgun sequence DNA window AATTGTTACAGAAGTTCAATTGTTACCTGGCCTCTTTCGTCCTGTCATTAAAACACATGCATTAATAAAGGCTGAGACGAGAACACCAGAAGCAATTGATATGAGTATCAACTTGATAGGCCATtcattcttcttctccttctcttccAAACTCATGTTAAAATCTACAGGCAAAATTACTTGTTAATGTATGTAAGTAGGAGTAAACGGGACACAAATACAAGATAAGGACATAGTAAGCCATCTAGCTTTCTTTCCTCTTACTCTTGCAGATCGGATACATATTGAGAGGTTTAATAGTACAGCTTGTATTTGTTACAAACTGTCATCGATTCAAGCAGCTTCTCTGTTTACTCAAATGCTTTAACGCAAACAGTTGTGATTCGCAATATGCATGTAAAGGTATACTTACCTATTGGTAGTTATGAAAGACTTACCTAGTTCAGAAATTGGCACACGAACATACATGTTCTGCTTACTATCTGCTGCAGAAAGTCCTTTGGTATCAATGAGATCACCGAACCACATCAAGCAGCCAGTGTCTCCATTAGTGATGAACGGATTAGCATATGCAGTACAATTACAGTTTTTAAAGCACTCAGCTTTGCACTCACCAAGGCTCATTGTTGTGTTTAGCCAAAATCTCAACATATCAGGATACTTCACTCCTTTAATCTCTTGAAATCCGTCTCCACCATCACAATTCAGTAGTTTAGTCCTAGTACATCCACCCGACCAATCTTGAAGGTCCCAGTCCTTTTGGAACTTGGGAGCAAATCCTTTAAAACAGTGGCATCTAATTGGCCTGTCAGATCTGCAGATACAGTTAGGGCCACAGCTACCATATTCATCGCACGTATCTTGAGGAAAAGCGATGACATGATTCCACTTGCCTTGTCTGACATTCATGGTATGGCGATGGAGTGTACCAGATGCATCCAAAGTAGTTCTTACTGGAATTGAACTCTCGAAGGGTTCTCCCATGGATATCAACCTCTCTTGCTTGAAAACCAAATCTGGTTTGTAAACGGAATTGGGAAAGGGTGTGCCACCACAAAAATACATCCCATTCCACTGTCCCACTCGATATCTTTTGGTTGCCCCTCTTAGAGTCACCACCTCAGCCAAGCCCCGATTTTGGATCCTGTGAACATATTCACCAGGAGATGGATCGTCCGGACTTCTCCATGATGTAAGATACCTCTCAACACCAGCATCAACATCATCCACCATCTTCATTCCTGGTAACATGGTGTCAGTTGGGTAATCGAAACTCTGCCATAGGTAGCTCGTGTTATCTGCAAGAACTAAATTTCCCGAATCAAGGAGCTGTAAAACTGGATTTGATGCCACCACTGATGAATTCGCCAGCCATATAATGCTTTTGCCACTGCTAATCACAAGACTTCCATTTCCGGAAATCTTGAAAACTGGTGCTTGTGAGGCAGTGATGGGATGGTTTCTGTTTGCAACCCAGACTACTACTTCTGGTGTGCTCTTGTACCATATTCCCATGAATCTATTCGAAGATTTTCCAGGCGAGAAAAAACCCATTTCAAAAACTTGGTTAGGAGATATCAAAGTTTGCCCCACAACAAGGGTTTGATATGGAAAAAGAGTGCACTCGTCAACTGCTCCAACTATTAAACTCAGAAAGGGGATGGAGGGAAGCAGGGAGCAGAGGATTGTAATGAAAAAGAAAAGCGCCATGTTCAAATCTGATTACCTGTGCAGCTCCGAAAATAATTTTGCTGGTGACGTAACGTTTATGGTAGAACAACAgtgaataaaagaaaagaaaaaaaaaagaaaagaaaattaaatcgATAAGTTAAATAGAAGAGTCAATAATAAACTAAGTTGATTATATGCTACatctatttttagtagtagggttcacactattccactcacatttaaaatgGGACCCTTACttcactaccaacttcactcacattttattaaaactcgtgcccaaACTAAAGTGACATATCTTtggtgaacggagggagtagttttatCCGATTAtttagaattgagaaaaattagaatgaagtgattatacaatgccacgtaggataagatttattttgctacaatatatataaatttatagataaataagaatgaatgagaattgaggaaaattagaatgaagtgattatataCGATGctacgtaggatatgatttattttactataatgtaaaaattgattaaaaatatgtaaataaataagaatgaatgagaattgaggaaaattagaatagagtgattctagtttacttttatatatagatagaaGATGCGTCACGTATGGCGCACGGTGTGGACACTTGGCACCTTTCGAAACTTCATAAAATAACGACGGTATATACGTAAGTTAGattttttctataaaaataaataaaataaaataaaacttatctATCCCGTTTAGAACACGTAGAATCAAATCAATCAGATGGGCCTGGCCAATTTCCAATACCTTCATTATTTTTCTTCTGTTTATAAGTTCAcctaatttattatattttcttcttcttttttgcccTTTTTATTTAGTACATTAGTACGCCCGCACGTGTAACGAcgaatattaaaatttaaagatattttaaataaataaatataaatacatatattaaaagttcataCATGATCATAAAATCTtatctatattaatattttgattattttagttatgtttattaaatattttatatatatttactggacattttatgatcattttagataaaaatatgcTGCACCCTACGTttacgatatcgttttcactttatacgaattttaagaaagtggtggGTAGTAGTTTAAAGTAATgagtattgttgtgagtggagtttgtagaccttattactataaatgaaagtggaaaTGATATTATGAGCGGAGCAAAATGAaaaaagtggaaacgatatcgtggacgaatgactattatatatttaattttaaaaaatatgttattacaTCTCTCAGTCCCACTAATCATAACACAAAATTCATTTTTGGTTGTCCAATTTATAATGATTCATtttccaaataaaaataaattagggtCATAATCAAGTGGGTCCATCTATTTTAATCCTCTaatcaagtgggtctatctacaTTATCCTCTAATCAAATGAGTCAATTTACTTTGTTACCTAATAATGGGTTCATCTACTTTCATCAAGTTCTTAATATGTGTCCAAAAGTATGAAAACATGTTTAGTGAGATGATTGGgggtatttaattaatataaatgtaTAGTTACACTacaaacttattttaaaataaaaactataaaCCATTTGTTCAAAGAAGTGAAGGTTGTGAGTTGAAGGCTAAGGAATTACTAGAAAGTTAGCCCCCAACAACATTGTATTCGAAGCTTACGAACTCCTTCAAAGCAAGGTTGAAACTCAAATTTGGCACAAAGCCATCTAGAAAAGCTACATTCTGCTGTAAGTACTCAATCACacttagggctgtaaacgagccgaatactagcaggctcgagctcggctcgtttaaatattcgggtgttcgagctcgattcgagcttttatcttgatgatcgagctcaGCTCGTCATCCACTTACTAAGCTCGggctcggttcgagttcggctcgggtgatgctcgataatatcgaattcgagctcgagctcgagctcggctcgttagatgtttgTATATATggtgttcaagctcgaatttgttataaatttaagaaaatcttcttaattaatatgttacatgagttcgagttcgactcgtttaaggctcgtgtacaagctcgattgaaggctcgactgaaagttcgtgaacaagctcgcgaacatgttcacgaacaatcgaattcgaatATGTttgcgagctcaacgagccgagcactgtcaggctcgagctcggctcgataaaaatttcgagctcgaaattaggctcgagctcggctcgtttattatcgaatcgagctccgaacaagcttttttcgagccgaatctcgaatagcttgcgagtagctctgttcatttacagccctaatcACACTATGGATAACACTACAAGGGAGGCTGAAAACTATTGATAAGCTTGATCATATTAACGCAAGCCGCATATATATGCTTCCTATGCAACATAGAGAATGAGACACATGAGCACCTGTTCTTCAAGTGCTCGGCAACAAAAAAAGTCTAGAGCTTTATACGAGAATGGCTCAAATTAAAACACCAAATGACGATACTGCCAAGCTCTATAAAACACCTAACGAGTAAGAGAACGGACTCGACAAACCTACAAAAAGGAAGGCTCCTTGCTCTAGCGGCCACGATTAATCACATTTGGTTTGCACGAAACAAGTTATTTAAAGATGAATTATTGTGGTGAATAAGCTAGTTCAAAATATAAAGGTGGTTATATACTCgtgattatataaaatttacgTACCCTTCGGATATAGCCGGGCACATTTGGGACTTGGTAATGATCAACGCACAACAAGGATTGTGTCAGCATTCTGGAATTTTAGGCCCGGCCGGGTTTACATGACTATGGCCGCATGTATCAACATGATGATTGTGGCTATGGTCATTGCACCCGACAAAGATACAGCCTTGTGCAAATCTGGCACCTGCTGCGATGCCAAGGCGTATATTGAAATCATTTCAAGTCTTGATGGAACCACGAATGTAAGACTCTAATTTGGAATCGACTGCCATGCATTGTACCCAAGGGGTCTGTGTACCTGTGGGTTTGCAATACTAATTTGTTAATCCTTAAGATTACTTCTTTTGACCCTACTCCCGTCCTCGATCCTTGTCATTGTGGTTTTTCTTCCTCCTTGGGAATGTCCAAGGTTTCTAGtgtgtaatttattttttactcctttttttttattaatatacatatttttcataaaaaaattacaaatcatgaaaatatataaattcactaagtagaaaaattataacaaaaagaTATTTTTATAGAGTAGAAGAAAtgaacaaacaaataaaattaataaaaactaATTATCCCCAAAAATATTAATGTGATTTTGACGGAGAAACAcaattactatttttgaaagttgTTTTCCTTTTATATGTATAGATAAATGAACtatacccaaaaaaaaattgtatattttttaaccaaaaaattatactatctgcgtccataaaaaatagttctAGTAAGGGGCGATATGAATTTTAGTAAAAATGGTTATTGTATTATGAGAGGAGAAATGGTTCCACTTAAAAAACAATGTTTATAATGATGCTCACTCtctcccattacaaatgtcacattacttttgggcacatagattaagaaatttgtaattagtagataaagtgggttgatgaaaattatttaaatattaggtatagagagagaatattttgacaaaaaaaatgaaatttgtagtgggacatcccattatggctcaaatagaaattttattaaaaaatgaaaaaagagatTCAAGAGATAAAACAAAACAAGCGAAAGCACCCACGAGAAACCACGAGTAACCGAAAAACGACCAAgactatgaaaatatttttagagGGTCGTCCTTGTCAAAAGAATCTtcgtcgtccaacatatctccaaattttttcttttgtgtaGAGGCCACAGCCGACATAGATCGGGCTGCATCGGAAGAGAAgtgaatcacaaagttttgcagaaactctcctccagactgagcatgctgcactttattcaagaactccaccggcgACGGAGTATCAAGAACGGCGCCTTGCAAAACGGTACCAACAGCACTACTAGCTGCCTTTTGGAAATCTAaagacataccattcttgattatactCCGGAGTCGGTGCTTGATAAAGGAATCAGAAACCTTCCCTTTCTTGGTAGCACCTTTCGGACGCCCCCGGCTTCAAGGTATGGGAAGATCATCAATCACTGCATTTCCTGGCATCACATCCGAAGCTGAATAATCAATCGCCGAAGGAGGCGTCCCATCCGGGGACTCATGCCGGGTCGACATCCTATTatggaaagtgggacatttgtaatgggacggatggaataattaattgtattgtgagtggaaccCTACCATGTGATAGATAGTTACCAAAACATGGAAatggattaatttttgtggacatcccaaaatgacaaaaattgactattttttgtagacgaatgaagtattttattaaaaataaaatttgagtaTAGTATGTGTATtaatttataggcaattaaccctttaatgtTTACTAGCAGTGAGAACGTGCGATGCACGTTTAACACATGCGATATTAtacaatgaaaataaatatataggtattattatatagttttgaatatttttatcaattaattgtatttattaaattgactttaattaaaattttaaaaaggaaTCAATGAaactattaatgaataaatttaaatgtaagaaagtaatatttaaaatatatgcctaaataaaatgcaaaaatatcTATGAAAAACATCCTAAATTAGTAAGACGAATTTTAAATCTTTTATTGTTTGTAAGAGCAGAAAGACTTCAAAGTATATGAAagagtttagtgccccaaattaccaataaagtaaaattgtgtaaagaaaagagtaatgttgaatgcaatgttatcaacagaatgttacTAACATTACTAtcaacatgcagcggaaataaataacacacaggaatacttttttcacggattataaataacccgtgagtgcctcaaggcaAAAAAcactatgttgaatcaacaatacaaagtacagatttggatcttcttggagatctatctttacagaatgACTGCCTAAGATAAACCAACCTATCTACTTTCAGTACTACAATGTTCATACAACACAGAATCCAAAACAGCcgaataacaaaagttaatcggacaaagcaaacaacctgctacgctccaatggccttgcacttcaactcttgccctcgacgtcccgtcgatacaaagatagactttacagattggctgcctaagtctacttcgtcaaagcaatccttgaagaaccggtgacacgtttgcagcaggaaaatgaCGAGATGGTTGTGAGTGAATGTTGAGTCTCTGATTTTGCACTTCCAAAACGCAAGGATGAATGaggcttcttgctgcttttatagaccttcatgtcgtggttagtttcCTCTACTTTCCACTTCCAGAAGCTTCCAATAACCGCTGCAATCCACCTCTGAAAACTGCTAGTCgaccagtctggaatgttggttgaaagaTCATGGCTCCTTAAAAGTAGGAACAAACACCCCACTACTTTGGATCATGAAAAACCGCCTTTCCATTTATtgaaaacgtggtcaacaagcttgaaacctttattccacaaccaaagaataaaaaagagtgaaaggaaggtaaagattaaaaatatacatttaccaatggagagtcaaagtatggagtcaaggcagactccggaatgttggttgcaacccagaaatgttgacaccatgaatgttatcaacattccacccaacattgaaaacacgtatgttatcaacattggtcccaacattgtcggagtcaacattgactctaacagtatatttttatttttttcacacacTTAAATCGAAAAGTTTAAAACTACAATTTATCAtattagtaaaattaattataaacatTATAATTAATAGAGATACATTGTTCTTCATTGGAGATAATATCGCCCGTAGTTATGATTTTTGCTAATAAAGTAGTAGTAGAAACAAAATTTGTAGTACGAACTGAAGACTGTGGGATCAATCTTTTTAATGTTTTGATGCCAACCTGTTTCGTTCattggaaaaagaagtggatatTGCAATGGATTGTATCATTCGTAATAATGTTTTATTCTATGCTTGTCATCGGAATGAGCATGAACTACAATATCCCGCTTcaatgaaatatttttattatttccctCAACCCATATAGCTGCAACTTGATCTGCATATGGAGTATTATACATTCGttgtgtaacaccccaattttcataaacttttctatataaaatctttgaaaaactaatagataaaaataaaattccttgactatcaaaatttaaactaatttaaaatcaacttgctaaaactaaagtagtaacatgaagaaaaaa harbors:
- the LOC131007667 gene encoding G-type lectin S-receptor-like serine/threonine-protein kinase At4g27290 isoform X2 translates to MALFFFITILCSLLPSIPFLSLIVGAVDECTLFPYQTLVVGQTLISPNQVFEMGFFSPGKSSNRFMGIWYKSTPEVVVWVANRNHPITASQAPVFKISGNGSLVISSGKSIIWLANSSVVASNPVLQLLDSGNLVLADNTSYLWQSFDYPTDTMLPGMKMVDDVDAGVERYLTSWRSPDDPSPGEYVHRIQNRGLAEVVTLRGATKRYRVGQWNGMYFCGGTPFPNSVYKPDLVFKQERLISMGEPFESSIPVRTTLDASGTLHRHTMNVRQGKWNHVIAFPQDTCDEYGSCGPNCICRSDRPIRCHCFKGFAPKFQKDWDLQDWSGGCTRTKLLNCDGGDGFQEIKGVKYPDMLRFWLNTTMSLGECKAECFKNCNCTAYANPFITNGDTGCLMWFGDLIDTKGLSAADSKQNMYVRVPISELDFNMSLEEKEKKNEWPIKLILISIASGVLVSAFINACVLMTGRKRPVERNDEDLELPVIKMATIVQATNNFSAENMIGAGGFGRVYKGNMPSGEEIAVKRLSRTSHQGLEEFRNEVRVIAKLQHRNLVRLLGCCIEEEERMLVYEYLQNKSLDLFVFDDRRRTLLTWPKRYDIMMGIARGLLYLHHDSRLKIIHRDLKTNNILLDGNLTPKISDFGLARIFEEDQPLARTKRVVGTYGYMAPEYAIDGNFSVKSDIFSLGVVLLEIISGQKNRGYGDADHYLNLLGHAWLLWKENQILQLMDECLNDTFVESQVKRCMQVGLLCVQKFAEDRPNMSSVVSMLGTDGAVLPEPKEPAFFMERSFSPVSSSTSQRIESENGTISITDLEAR
- the LOC131007667 gene encoding G-type lectin S-receptor-like serine/threonine-protein kinase At4g27290 isoform X1 is translated as MALFFFITILCSLLPSIPFLSLIVGAVDECTLFPYQTLVVGQTLISPNQVFEMGFFSPGKSSNRFMGIWYKSTPEVVVWVANRNHPITASQAPVFKISGNGSLVISSGKSIIWLANSSVVASNPVLQLLDSGNLVLADNTSYLWQSFDYPTDTMLPGMKMVDDVDAGVERYLTSWRSPDDPSPGEYVHRIQNRGLAEVVTLRGATKRYRVGQWNGMYFCGGTPFPNSVYKPDLVFKQERLISMGEPFESSIPVRTTLDASGTLHRHTMNVRQGKWNHVIAFPQDTCDEYGSCGPNCICRSDRPIRCHCFKGFAPKFQKDWDLQDWSGGCTRTKLLNCDGGDGFQEIKGVKYPDMLRFWLNTTMSLGECKAECFKNCNCTAYANPFITNGDTGCLMWFGDLIDTKGLSAADSKQNMYVRVPISELDFNMSLEEKEKKNEWPIKLILISIASGVLVSAFINACVLMTGRKRPVVERNDEDLELPVIKMATIVQATNNFSAENMIGAGGFGRVYKGNMPSGEEIAVKRLSRTSHQGLEEFRNEVRVIAKLQHRNLVRLLGCCIEEEERMLVYEYLQNKSLDLFVFDDRRRTLLTWPKRYDIMMGIARGLLYLHHDSRLKIIHRDLKTNNILLDGNLTPKISDFGLARIFEEDQPLARTKRVVGTYGYMAPEYAIDGNFSVKSDIFSLGVVLLEIISGQKNRGYGDADHYLNLLGHAWLLWKENQILQLMDECLNDTFVESQVKRCMQVGLLCVQKFAEDRPNMSSVVSMLGTDGAVLPEPKEPAFFMERSFSPVSSSTSQRIESENGTISITDLEAR
- the LOC131007667 gene encoding G-type lectin S-receptor-like serine/threonine-protein kinase At4g27290 isoform X4, producing the protein MALFFFITILCSLLPSIPFLSLIVGAVDECTLFPYQTLVVGQTLISPNQVFEMGFFSPGKSSNRFMGIWYKSTPEVVVWVANRNHPITASQAPVFKISGNGSLVISSGKSIIWLANSSVVASNPVLQLLDSGNLVLADNTSYLWQSFDYPTDTMLPGMKMVDDVDAGVERYLTSWRSPDDPSPGEYVHRIQNRGLAEVVTLRGATKRYRVGQWNGMYFCGGTPFPNSVYKPDLVFKQERLISMGEPFESSIPVRTTLDASGTLHRHTMNVRQGKWNHVIAFPQDTCDEYGSCGPNCICRSDRPIRCHCFKGFAPKFQKDWDLQDWSGGCTRTKLLNCDGGDGFQEIKGVKYPDMLRFWLNTTMSLGLSAADSKQNMYVRVPISELDFNMSLEEKEKKNEWPIKLILISIASGVLVSAFINACVLMTGRKRPVERNDEDLELPVIKMATIVQATNNFSAENMIGAGGFGRVYKGNMPSGEEIAVKRLSRTSHQGLEEFRNEVRVIAKLQHRNLVRLLGCCIEEEERMLVYEYLQNKSLDLFVFDDRRRTLLTWPKRYDIMMGIARGLLYLHHDSRLKIIHRDLKTNNILLDGNLTPKISDFGLARIFEEDQPLARTKRVVGTYGYMAPEYAIDGNFSVKSDIFSLGVVLLEIISGQKNRGYGDADHYLNLLGHAWLLWKENQILQLMDECLNDTFVESQVKRCMQVGLLCVQKFAEDRPNMSSVVSMLGTDGAVLPEPKEPAFFMERSFSPVSSSTSQRIESENGTISITDLEAR
- the LOC131007667 gene encoding G-type lectin S-receptor-like serine/threonine-protein kinase At4g27290 isoform X3, which produces MALFFFITILCSLLPSIPFLSLIVGAVDECTLFPYQTLVVGQTLISPNQVFEMGFFSPGKSSNRFMGIWYKSTPEVVVWVANRNHPITASQAPVFKISGNGSLVISSGKSIIWLANSSVVASNPVLQLLDSGNLVLADNTSYLWQSFDYPTDTMLPGMKMVDDVDAGVERYLTSWRSPDDPSPGEYVHRIQNRGLAEVVTLRGATKRYRVGQWNGMYFCGGTPFPNSVYKPDLVFKQERLISMGEPFESSIPVRTTLDASGTLHRHTMNVRQGKWNHVIAFPQDTCDEYGSCGPNCICRSDRPIRCHCFKGFAPKFQKDWDLQDWSGGCTRTKLLNCDGGDGFQEIKGVKYPDMLRFWLNTTMSLGLSAADSKQNMYVRVPISELDFNMSLEEKEKKNEWPIKLILISIASGVLVSAFINACVLMTGRKRPVVERNDEDLELPVIKMATIVQATNNFSAENMIGAGGFGRVYKGNMPSGEEIAVKRLSRTSHQGLEEFRNEVRVIAKLQHRNLVRLLGCCIEEEERMLVYEYLQNKSLDLFVFDDRRRTLLTWPKRYDIMMGIARGLLYLHHDSRLKIIHRDLKTNNILLDGNLTPKISDFGLARIFEEDQPLARTKRVVGTYGYMAPEYAIDGNFSVKSDIFSLGVVLLEIISGQKNRGYGDADHYLNLLGHAWLLWKENQILQLMDECLNDTFVESQVKRCMQVGLLCVQKFAEDRPNMSSVVSMLGTDGAVLPEPKEPAFFMERSFSPVSSSTSQRIESENGTISITDLEAR